A window of Castanea sativa cultivar Marrone di Chiusa Pesio chromosome 1, ASM4071231v1 contains these coding sequences:
- the LOC142640632 gene encoding uncharacterized protein LOC142640632, translated as MPCHFAMKEAHVIVGRRKRPSTKLKLVCSFNGSFQPRPLSGKLRYVGGETRIISVDRSITFSKLRSKISDLFQTTTSSPPSFSFSLKYQLLLHPHIKHNTACNSEENDDTPPLVSIATDDDVRCMVDELDQLHGKNARLWLFVCANQFVSNDNDKKKDCSFGVFCCTCVGNGELCVNCVGRDKSLNGVLSETHLSFNGGQFESKVAKNLVRYGDDSLRKMVLKQQFLAKQKPGFVGGIIGTEMGIPCFGEKLKHGKHPVVSLVPESRVSVRSNGVSVTHGLENWCRVDVLGNNIGSESCRNLNPLNPRDGNICVENNSSLRCLSGQYGQVVCNGVGMNVGNFGQSVAATAAGQFSRQLNGSNMVSMCNGCEVKGEFRNVEQASMSRLNRENIMPWGPNCNFCDDHLVGCAYLPRSSCTDERVWGGLHSGIRNHRFSVNDTRIQRICSNHVSIHQNNPVEMGNHRTVRLDGRVSAGKFDHGLRPNSNMLKQGQSMRVYYPNFWKLWSGLPDQALEGRVRMMDSSLNKGTSSLDVLYGNEKLREQVRPEFSHYRYSNPEECRLAYHGPYVGIERHLSRMTIVDTQEDLLTSSNCDTPKIPYRALYENFHGVSINCEPIHSDLDKKPLLIDEKKVINISGFSDNMVYRNGTEFRCNSKQSDVEPGINSLSSYRNGTDNTQGGVASSVDVSLYSLSLSSSKEVGPPVLSSLATCNSADALLKPQSKPVDPVDEEQFSTGPQADESNEVASNPSSQNTTKMENDDVHAEELQQDPPSGLSIDEKADNNESSKCSKVIGGVPSDLTAFYTHLATRELQTIKNTDLEYIKELGSGTFGTVFYGKWKGSDVAIKRIKPSCFIEGSLEEDRLVADFWREAHLLGQLHHPNIMAFYGVVRDGPVTNLATVTEYMVNGSLQQVLRRKDRTIDRRKRLIIAMDAAFGMEYLHGKNIVHFDLKSHNFLVNMRDPHRPVCKIGDLGLSKIKQRTLVSGGVRGTLPWMAPELLNSKDSMVTEKVDVYSFGIVMWELLTGEEPFAKMRSEELIAGIIKGNLRPEIPNWCDPAWRSLMGSCWSSDPNSRPAFSEIAKELRTMSAALNIK; from the exons aTGCCATGCCATTTTGCCATGAAAGAAGCACATGTTATTGTGGGTAGGCGCAAGAGGCCGAGTACAAAGCTCAAGCTTGTGTGTAGCTTCAACGGTTCGTTTCAGCCAAGACCGCTCTCTGGAAAGCTCCGATACGTTGGGGGAGAGACCCGAATCATCTCCGTAGACCGCTCCATCACCTTCTCGAAGCTCCGTTCCAAGATTTCGGATCTTTTCCAAACCACCACGTCGTCTCCTCCTTCGTTTTCATTCTCTCTCAAATACCAGCTCCTTCTTCATCCTCACATAAAACACAATACAGCCTGTAATTCCGAAGAGAATGATGACACTCCTCCTCTTGTTTCTATTGCCACAGACGACGACGTTCGCTGCATGGTCGATGAGCTTGATCAGCTTCACGGTAAGAACGCTAGGCTCTGGCTTTTTGTTTGTGCCAATCAATTTGTTTCTAATGATAATGACAAGAAGAAAGATTGTAGCTTTGGTGTGTTTTGTTGTACTTGTGTTGGAAATGGTGAATTGTGTGTGAATTGTGTGGGGAGGGATAAGAGTTTAAATGGAGTTTTGAGTGAGACCCATCTGAGTTTTAATGGAGGTCAGTTTGAGAGTAAGGTGGCCAAGAATTTAGTGAGGTATGGGGATGATTCTCTAAGGAAAATGGTGTTGAAGCAACAATTTTTGGCTAAGCAAAAACCGGGTTTTGTAGGTGGGATTATTGGGACTGAGATGGGAATTCCATGTTTTGGTGAGAAACTGAAACATGGTAAGCACCCAGTTGTGAGTTTGGTCCCTGAATCCCGGGTTTCGGTGAGGTCTAATGGTGTAAGTGTAACTCATGGTTTAGAGAACTGGTGTAGAGTGGATGTGTTGGGTAATAATATAGGGAGTGAGAGTTGCAGGAATTTGAATCCTTTGAATCCGAGGGATGGGAATATATGTGTGGAGAATAATAGTTCTTTGCGATGTTTGTCAGGGCAGTATGGTCAGGTTGTGTGTAATGGGGTTGGGATGAATGTTGGGAATTTTGGTCAGTCAGTTGCTGCAACAGCAGCAGGGCAGTTTTCAAGGCAATTGAATGGTTCTAATATGGTTTCGATGTGTAATGGTTGTGAGGTTAAGGGGGAGTTCAGAAATGTTGAGCAGGCATCAATGAGTAGACTGAATAGGGAGAACATTATGCCATGGGGTCCCAATTGTAATTTTTGCGATGATCATTTGGTTGGGTGTGCTTATCTGCCGAGATCTTCTTGTACAGATGAAAGGGTTTGGGGTGGCTTACATAGTGGCATCCGCAACCATAGGTTTAGTGTAAATGATACTAGGATTCAGCGGATTTGTTCCAATCATGTAAGTATCCATCAGAACAATCCGGTTGAGATGGGGAACCATCGGACTGTTAGGTTGGATGGAAGGGTTTCAGCGGGGAAATTCGACCATGGGCTTAGGCCAAATTCGAACATGTTAAAGCAGGGTCAGTCTATGAGGGTTTATTATCCCAATTTTTGGAAACTGTGGTCTGGTTTGCCTGATCAAGCATTGGAAGGAAGGGTGAGAATGATGGATTCTTCCTTGAATAAAGGTACTTCCTCTCTTGATGTTCTATATGGTAATGAGAAATTAAGAGAGCAGGTTCGCCCTGAATTTTCACATTACAGATATTCCAATCCTGAGGAATGTCGTTTAGCTTACCATGGTCCATATGTGGGTATTGAGAGACATTTGTCACGCATGACAATTGTGGATACTCAGGAAGATCTCTTGACTAGCTCTAATTGTGACACACCCAAAATTCCATATCGTGCTCTATATGAGAATTTTCATGGAGTATCCATCAATTGTGAGCCCATTCACAGTGATCTTGACAAGAAACCGCTCCTGATTGATGAAAAGAAGGTAATTAACATCTCAGGGTTTTCAGATAATATGGTTTATCGCAATGGAACAGAATTCAGGTGCAATAGTAAGCAGTCAGATGTGGAACCCGGCATTAACTCGTTAAGCAGTTATAGAAATGGCACTGATAACACACAAGGTGGAGTTGCATCTTCAGTGGATGTTTCTTTGTATAGCCTTTCATTGTCATCCTCCAAAGAAGTGGGACCTCCTGTGCTGTCTTCTCTTGCTACCTGCAACAGTGCAGATGCCCTGCTAAAACCTCAATCAAAACCTGTGGATCCCGTGGATGAAGAGCAATTCAGCACAGGGCCCCAAGCTGATGAATCAAATGAAGTTGCATCCAATCCTTCCTCTCAGAATACAACCAAAATGGAAAACGATGACGTGCATGCAGAAGAGTTACAACAAGACCCTCCATCTGGATTAAGCATTGATGAAAAG GCTGACAATAATGAAAGTTCTAAATGCTCTAAGGTAATTGGTGGAGTGCCTAGTGACCTGACCGCATTTTATACTCATCTAGCCACTAGAGAGCTGCAG ACTATTAAAAATACTGACCTTGAATATATAAAGGAGCTTGGTTCGGGCACATTTGGAACTGTTTTCTATGGAAAATGGAAGGGGTCTGATGTTGCCATTAAGAGGATCAAGCCAAGTTGCTTCATTGAAGGTTCATTGGAGGAGGACCGATTg GTTGCAGACTTTTGGAGGGAAGCTCACTTACTAGGACAGCTTCACCATCCAAATATTATGGCATTTTATGGTGTAGTTAGGGACGGACCTGTGACAAATTTGGCAACAGTGACAGAGTACATGGTCAATGGCTCCCTACAACAAGTTTTGCGAAGAAAAGATCG GACAATTGATCGTAGGAAGAGGCTTATTATAGCCATGGATGCAGCTTTTGGTATGGAATATTTACATGGGAAGAACATTGTCCACTTTGATTTGaaatctcacaacttccttGTGAATATGAGGGACCCTCATCGACCAGTGTGCAAG ATTGGTGATCTGGGCTTATCAAAAATTAAACAGAGGACACTTGTCTCTGGTGGAGTACGAGGGACCCTACCATGGATGGCTCCTGAACTTTTGAATAGTAAGGACAGCATGGTTACAGAAAAA GTTGATGTTTACTCTTTCGGAATAGTCATGTGGGAACTCTTGACTGGGGAGGAACCCTTTGCGAAAATGCGTTCGGAGGAATTAATAG CTGGTATAATCAAAGGCAACCTGCGACCCGAAATTCCAAACTGGTGCGACCCTGCATGGAGATCATTGATGGGGAGCTGCTGGTCATCTGATCCTAACTCTAGACCAGCTTTCTCAGAGATTGCAAAGGAGCTACGTACCATGTCAGCAGCCCTGAACATCAAGTGA
- the LOC142634551 gene encoding eukaryotic translation initiation factor 3 subunit B-like produces the protein MKGCGGDLIFYDAAALGTLATENFAAANIEWSPTGGYVAAISDEMDVGRIMIWSFFGVLLCQIPRRKFKQFCWRPRSSSSFSMDEMQDVLEAVNNLDGSLANLNNEDKDVFTLSMEQCQTWEAPEGWDRCWTEISRMMNKNRNAASEELETKK, from the exons ATGAAGGGTTGTGGTGGAGACTTGATATTTTATGATGCTGCTGCTCTTGGAACCTTAGCTACTGAGAATTTTGCGGCAGCAAACATTGAGTGGTCTCCTACTGGAGG GTATGTTGCAGCTATATCCGATGAAATGGATGTGGGGCGAATCATGATTTGGTCCTTCTTTGGGGTGCTACTGTGTCAAATTCCAAGGAGGAAGTTTAAACAG TTTTGTTGGCGTCCGAGGTCCTCTTCCTCCTTTAGTATGGATGAAATGCAAGACGTGCTAGAGGCTGTGAACAACCTTGATGGCAGCCTTGCTAACCTTAATAACGAGGACAAAGATGTTTTTACATTATCTATGGAGCAGTGTCAAACATGGGAAGCACCAGAGGGCTGGGATAGATGCTGGACAGAGATTTCACGTATGATGAACAAAAATCGGAATGCAGCATCGGAGGAGCTTGAGACAAAGAAGTGA
- the LOC142622078 gene encoding eukaryotic translation initiation factor 3 subunit B-like — MWSPSGTYLATTFKKGSIIWGGTTFFSPLMFYDHKLVKLIDISPGEKYLVSYSKFEINGAVLKIFDVETGEVKMVINRSKFEHAIGGIEAISQVSWPVFRWSGRNDDKYLARIGKNEIYIYETKTFGLIDNEPLEAENVMDFCWSPTDPIITLFVPTDDDEVQPARVSLIQVPSKEELRRKNLNGVRDCKMFWQSNGEYLAVMFNQLNETRSTTYQRFVIFGIKDPGIPIEDFELENNNDMIIAFAW; from the exons ATGTGGTCTCCTTCTGGGACTTACTTGGCCACCACTTTCAAGAAGGGATCTATTATTTGGGGAGGCACCACCTTCTTTAGCCCATTAATGTTTTACGATCACAAACTG GTTAAGCTGATTGATATCTCACCTGGGGAGAAATATTTGGTTAGCTACAGCAAGTTTGAAATAAAT GGAGCTGTGCTTAAAATCTTTGATGTTGAAACTGGAGAAGTAAAGATGGTTATCAATAGAAGTAAGTTCGAACACGCGATTGGGGGAATCGAAGCCATATCTCAAGTATCCTGGCCTGTTTTCAG ATGGAGTGGTAGAAATGATGACAAGTACTTAGCCAGAATcggaaaaaatgaaatatacatatatgaaaCCAAGACCTTTGGCCTCATTGACAATGAACCCTTAGAGGCTGAAAATGTAATGGATTTTTGTTGGTCACCTACCGATCCTATAATAACCCTATTTGTTCCTACAGATGATGATGAGGTGCAGCCTGCCAGG GTGAGTCTGATACAGGTTCCCAGTAAAGAGGAGTTAAGGAGGAAAAATCTCAATGGTGTTAGAGATTGCAAAATGTTTTGGCAAAGCAATGGGGAATACCTTGCTGTTATGTTTAACCAGCTCAACGAAACAAGGAGTACCACTTACCAACGGTTTGTGATCTTTGGTATCAAAGATCCTGGTATCCCCATTGAGGACTTCGAACTTGAGaataacaatgatatgattattGCATTTGCTTGGTAG